The Oncorhynchus tshawytscha isolate Ot180627B unplaced genomic scaffold, Otsh_v2.0 Un_scaffold_1528_pilon_pilon, whole genome shotgun sequence genome has a segment encoding these proteins:
- the LOC112235113 gene encoding phospholipid phosphatase 2-like isoform X2, whose product MTELPVHKKNMLILVDVLCVFFAALPSAVLTLMFSPYQRGIYCDDESIRYPYRRDTISHRAMAAVTIPSSIVIITTGEAYLVYSKRLHSNSNFNQYMSALYKVVGTFLFGAAVSQSLTDLAKFTIGRPRPNFLSVCNPTVCSGYMLQLNCTGNPRNVTESRLSFYSGHSAFGMYSMLFLAVCYVSDFFKLRPPPRRPRSEAAEDEHLEAKPGLDPDTQLHNNHYDYTTTSARTQTNNYTTTTATTQQPLHNNHGNRGEVA is encoded by the exons CGGCCCTTCCGTCAGCGGTCTTGACGTTAATGTTCAGCCCGTACCAGAGGGGTATCTACTGTGATGACGAGAGCATCAGATATCCTTACAGAAGAGACACCATCTCGCACAGGGCAATGGCTGCAGTCACCATCCCCTCCTCCATAGTCATA ataaCTACAGGAGAAGCGTACCTGGTCTACTCCAAGCGTCTCCACTCCAACTCTAACTTTAACCAGTACATGTCAGCTCTCTACAAG GTGGTGGGGACCTTTCTGTTTGGAGCAGCTGTGAGCCAATCACTGACTGACCTGGCCAAGTTCACCATTGGCAGGCCACGCCCtaacttcctgtctgtgtgtaatcCCACGGTGTGTTCTGGGTACATGCTGCAACTCAACTGTACCGGCAACCCTCGAAACGTCACTgagtccag ATTGTCTTTTTACTCCGGACACTCTGCCTTCGGGATGTACAGCATGCTGTTTCTAGCA GTTTGCTACGTCTCTGATTTCTTTAAGCTCCGCCCCCCTCCTCGCCGCCCACGATCCGAGGCGGCTGAAGACGAACACCTAGAGGCCAAACCTGGCCTGGACCCAgacacacaactacacaacaaCCACTACGACTACACAACTACTTCAGCCCGAACACAGACTAACAACTACACAACAACCACTGCAACTACACAACAACCTCTACACAACAATCACGGTAACCGTGGGGAAGTGGCGTAG
- the LOC112235113 gene encoding phospholipid phosphatase 2-like isoform X1, which produces MTELPVHKKNMLILVDVLCVFFAALPSAVLTLMFSPYQRGIYCDDESIRYPYRRDTISHRAMAAVTIPSSIVIITTGEAYLVYSKRLHSNSNFNQYMSALYKVVGTFLFGAAVSQSLTDLAKFTIGRPRPNFLSVCNPTVCSGYMLQLNCTGNPRNVTESRLSFYSGHSAFGMYSMLFLALYVQARMQGKWTRLVRPTVQFFLVAFALYVGYTRVSDYKHHWSDVLVGLLQGTLIAVLNVCYVSDFFKLRPPPRRPRSEAAEDEHLEAKPGLDPDTQLHNNHYDYTTTSARTQTNNYTTTTATTQQPLHNNHGNRGEVA; this is translated from the exons CGGCCCTTCCGTCAGCGGTCTTGACGTTAATGTTCAGCCCGTACCAGAGGGGTATCTACTGTGATGACGAGAGCATCAGATATCCTTACAGAAGAGACACCATCTCGCACAGGGCAATGGCTGCAGTCACCATCCCCTCCTCCATAGTCATA ataaCTACAGGAGAAGCGTACCTGGTCTACTCCAAGCGTCTCCACTCCAACTCTAACTTTAACCAGTACATGTCAGCTCTCTACAAG GTGGTGGGGACCTTTCTGTTTGGAGCAGCTGTGAGCCAATCACTGACTGACCTGGCCAAGTTCACCATTGGCAGGCCACGCCCtaacttcctgtctgtgtgtaatcCCACGGTGTGTTCTGGGTACATGCTGCAACTCAACTGTACCGGCAACCCTCGAAACGTCACTgagtccag ATTGTCTTTTTACTCCGGACACTCTGCCTTCGGGATGTACAGCATGCTGTTTCTAGCA ttgtatgtGCAAGCACGTATGCAGGGGAAGTGGACTCGTCTGGTCAGACCCACAGTGCAGTTCTTCCTCGTGGCGTTTGCGTTGTATGTTGGATACACACGGGTTAGCGACTACAAACACCACTGGAGCGACGTACTGGTGGGACTGCTGCAGGGAACTCTCATCGCTGTGCTcaac GTTTGCTACGTCTCTGATTTCTTTAAGCTCCGCCCCCCTCCTCGCCGCCCACGATCCGAGGCGGCTGAAGACGAACACCTAGAGGCCAAACCTGGCCTGGACCCAgacacacaactacacaacaaCCACTACGACTACACAACTACTTCAGCCCGAACACAGACTAACAACTACACAACAACCACTGCAACTACACAACAACCTCTACACAACAATCACGGTAACCGTGGGGAAGTGGCGTAG